In one Mucilaginibacter ginsenosidivorax genomic region, the following are encoded:
- a CDS encoding tetratricopeptide repeat protein, which yields MRKPLVLFLINMIISSIGFCQTDTLKAYGFFQKGHQQQVLRNYSDARVYYDSAIVVNPKYYGPYFYRGLVRYYLKDIKGSIEDYSVYLQGYPKAASAYDNRGWSKYVLGDNNGALTDYNQAIFLNPNVSKAYLNRGGVENRLQLHNDALKDFNKALSLNPGNPDIYFNIGITKAVLKDFSGAVTAYDEVVKLKPAFDLGYLYRGVSRALLKDIKGAIEDLNQCLKINPDNGEAYLNLGAIKLDANDKPGACADFKKALALGNKQAEAVIKENCN from the coding sequence ATGCGTAAACCTTTGGTGTTATTCCTAATAAACATGATAATTTCCTCAATAGGATTTTGTCAGACTGATACATTAAAAGCTTATGGATTTTTCCAGAAAGGGCATCAGCAACAGGTGCTTCGTAATTATTCTGATGCGCGGGTTTACTATGATTCTGCTATAGTTGTCAATCCAAAATATTACGGGCCTTATTTTTATAGGGGGCTGGTCAGATATTACCTTAAGGATATCAAAGGTTCTATCGAGGATTATAGTGTTTACTTACAGGGCTATCCTAAAGCGGCCAGTGCTTATGATAACCGTGGCTGGTCAAAATATGTTTTGGGAGACAATAACGGAGCCTTAACTGACTATAATCAAGCCATTTTCTTAAATCCTAACGTTTCAAAAGCGTATTTGAACAGGGGAGGGGTTGAAAACCGATTGCAATTACATAATGATGCGTTAAAAGACTTTAACAAGGCCCTCAGTCTGAATCCGGGTAATCCCGATATCTACTTTAATATAGGCATTACTAAGGCAGTGTTAAAAGATTTTTCGGGCGCGGTAACAGCATATGATGAAGTCGTTAAGTTAAAACCAGCCTTCGATTTGGGATATTTATACAGAGGGGTTTCTCGGGCACTTTTGAAAGATATAAAAGGAGCCATCGAAGATTTGAACCAATGCCTGAAAATAAACCCCGATAACGGCGAGGCATATTTAAACTTAGGCGCGATTAAACTTGATGCGAACGATAAGCCTGGCGCTTGTGCCGACTTTAAAAAAGCTTTGGCATTAGGCAATAAGCAAGCTGAAGCGGTTATAAAGGAAAATTGCAATTAA
- a CDS encoding Gfo/Idh/MocA family protein, whose translation MEQLDETKDHNGISRADFIKKAAIATAGFYIVPRFVLGGKGYTAPSDKLYIAAIGCGGEAENDIKHFATAPKKNAVIAFLCDVDDRQAAPRRKEFPKAPYYHDWRELFDKQHKNFDAVTVAIPDHNHALVGLSAMQLKKHLYLQKPLTHDIYEARILTQASEKYQVVTQMGDQGASCDGMRTMREWFEAGLIGDIEKVYCWTDRPVWPQGISWPKTSPPIPKELKWDLWLGTAKQTNYIDNLVPFNWRGWWEFGTGALGDMGCHIMGPPFKLLGLGYPTEVSGSASTVYSGIFKEGIYPESGPVSSSIKFKFKQQNGKNLDLYWMDGGITPERLNELDPALNMNEALGDFPGENDFEGCTLFIGTKGKVSCGWGGSHPRLLPLTLNKDINVPEKYPRVAGGMDGHWWQWVDASIAGYGKMEVDSPFVGYAGPLTETVLMGNLLLRTFNLREKIKRNDPVYGNMEGYKFSGRYTGLNWDGENMRVTNFEPANQYIRRTYRQGWGELKL comes from the coding sequence ATGGAGCAATTGGATGAAACAAAAGACCACAATGGCATAAGCCGCGCCGACTTTATAAAAAAAGCCGCCATAGCAACAGCCGGTTTTTACATCGTGCCTCGTTTTGTGCTGGGTGGCAAAGGTTACACCGCGCCAAGCGATAAGCTGTACATTGCCGCGATAGGTTGCGGCGGCGAAGCCGAAAATGATATTAAGCACTTTGCTACCGCGCCTAAAAAGAATGCCGTTATAGCCTTTTTATGCGATGTTGACGACAGGCAGGCCGCCCCACGCCGCAAAGAGTTCCCCAAAGCGCCTTATTATCACGACTGGCGCGAGTTGTTTGATAAACAGCATAAAAACTTTGATGCCGTAACCGTGGCCATACCCGATCATAACCACGCTTTGGTTGGGCTGAGCGCTATGCAACTTAAAAAACATTTGTACCTGCAAAAGCCATTAACACATGACATTTACGAAGCTCGCATATTAACCCAGGCATCGGAAAAATACCAGGTGGTAACCCAAATGGGCGACCAGGGGGCATCCTGTGATGGTATGCGCACCATGCGCGAATGGTTTGAAGCCGGCCTGATAGGCGATATCGAGAAAGTATACTGCTGGACCGACAGGCCGGTTTGGCCGCAAGGCATTTCATGGCCAAAAACAAGCCCGCCAATTCCTAAAGAACTTAAATGGGATTTGTGGCTGGGTACTGCAAAGCAAACCAATTATATTGACAACCTGGTGCCCTTTAACTGGCGCGGCTGGTGGGAGTTTGGCACCGGCGCGCTGGGCGATATGGGCTGCCACATTATGGGGCCGCCTTTTAAACTGCTTGGCCTGGGTTACCCAACCGAAGTTTCGGGCAGTGCCAGCACCGTTTACAGCGGTATTTTTAAAGAAGGTATTTATCCCGAAAGCGGGCCCGTATCCAGTTCAATCAAGTTTAAATTTAAACAGCAAAATGGTAAAAACCTCGATTTGTATTGGATGGACGGCGGCATAACTCCCGAGCGCCTTAACGAGCTTGACCCAGCCTTAAACATGAATGAAGCCCTGGGCGATTTCCCCGGCGAAAATGATTTTGAAGGCTGTACACTGTTTATAGGCACCAAAGGGAAGGTTTCCTGCGGATGGGGAGGCAGTCACCCCCGACTGCTGCCGCTGACCTTAAACAAGGATATAAACGTACCCGAAAAGTACCCGCGCGTTGCCGGTGGTATGGATGGCCATTGGTGGCAATGGGTTGATGCCAGTATAGCTGGCTACGGCAAAATGGAGGTGGATTCGCCATTTGTGGGGTATGCAGGGCCATTGACAGAAACAGTGCTGATGGGCAACCTGTTGCTGCGCACCTTTAACCTGCGCGAGAAAATAAAACGCAACGATCCGGTTTATGGCAACATGGAAGGCTACAAATTCAGCGGCAGGTACACCGGTTTGAATTGGGATGGCGAAAACATGCGCGTAACCAACTTTGAACCAGCCAATCAATACATCCGCCGTACATACCGGCAGGGTTGGGGCGAGTTGAAATTGTAA
- a CDS encoding 3-keto-disaccharide hydrolase: MIKKHFQRGLFGCLFFAILFSVNAQAQNKDGWRQLFNGKDLNGWKQVGKGSRYVKDGLTGSHGGMGLLYWTKEKFSNCTIRVVYKMQKFNSNAGVFIRIPLEPREEWMPVFYGYEVQIDNHPETSKEDDYHITGTLYSLTKPLAKPGKPGPQWNTMEITLDGPRTIVVVNGQKVTDYKEGDPTPARKFDFEPFRGIRPNEGYIGLQNHGDDDVVFFKEVAVKPLHK, encoded by the coding sequence ATGATTAAAAAGCACTTTCAGCGAGGCCTGTTTGGCTGTTTATTTTTCGCTATTTTATTTTCTGTAAATGCCCAGGCGCAAAATAAGGATGGCTGGCGACAGCTTTTTAACGGTAAAGACCTTAATGGCTGGAAACAGGTAGGCAAGGGCAGCCGCTATGTAAAGGATGGCTTAACCGGCAGCCACGGCGGCATGGGCTTATTGTACTGGACGAAGGAAAAATTCAGCAATTGCACCATCCGCGTAGTTTATAAAATGCAAAAGTTTAACAGTAATGCCGGCGTATTCATCCGCATACCGCTGGAGCCCCGCGAGGAATGGATGCCCGTATTTTATGGTTATGAGGTGCAGATAGATAACCACCCGGAAACCTCCAAAGAGGACGACTACCATATTACCGGCACCCTGTACTCGCTTACCAAGCCATTGGCCAAACCGGGTAAGCCCGGCCCGCAGTGGAATACTATGGAAATTACACTGGATGGCCCGCGAACTATAGTTGTGGTCAACGGTCAAAAAGTAACCGACTATAAAGAGGGCGACCCGACGCCGGCCCGCAAATTTGATTTTGAACCGTTCCGCGGCATTCGTCCTAATGAGGGCTACATAGGTTTGCAAAACCATGGCGATGACGATGTGGTTTTTTTTAAGGAAGTAGCTGTTAAACCATTGCATAAATAA